A window of Haliscomenobacter hydrossis DSM 1100 contains these coding sequences:
- a CDS encoding sodium:solute symporter family protein — protein MLSTLDLLIIGAYFALMIALGWYMRNQAKKSKDAYLMGGKTLPWYMLGLSDASDMFDISGTMLLVSMAFLYGFKSVFIPWMWPVFNQIFLMVFLSRWLRRSNATTGAEWLSTRFGLNDKGVRQSHLVVVAFALVLCVGYMAYAFVGVGEFLQIFLPYERVKDVLPFLSHGEAAFAIGSPEYQAALQLSKHNTAQFYGIAICLVATFYSIIGGMHGIVLADVIKYMVMIICSLFVGVIAMSHLANSGDNLLSKVPLGWDTPFFGLQLGLDWGPLLKDATIKLQQDGYQLFSAVVGMMLISGIMKSLAGPAPNYDCQKILSTRSPEEAAKMSGFISVILMPIRYFMTMGFCVLGILYFSNLDLTLGTDGVINFENIMPAVISKYLPVGLIGLVLAGFLGAFMSNFSGTLNAGQAYLVNDIYLKFINPQAERKSIISMSYLSGVVMVIFGIGLGLLIKDVNMIFNIITAGLYGGFVCANVLKWYWWRFNATGYFYGMLAGIVASAIPPALSVSGITTYFDGTRMLYFFPVFIVIQLIACIIGTYAAPPTNQDTLLSFYKTVRPWGIWQPIHELAMAEDPNFERNKNFGNNMLNLFLGIVGQLLLMLLPMYLILSKWMGLGVVLALLVVVFVVMKRTWWDRLTAW, from the coding sequence ATGCTCTCTACACTAGATCTGCTGATCATCGGCGCGTACTTTGCGTTGATGATTGCGTTGGGTTGGTACATGCGCAACCAAGCCAAAAAAAGCAAGGACGCTTACCTCATGGGTGGAAAAACGCTCCCCTGGTATATGCTTGGTTTGAGCGACGCGAGCGATATGTTCGACATCAGTGGGACCATGCTCCTGGTCAGTATGGCCTTTTTGTACGGCTTCAAAAGTGTATTCATCCCCTGGATGTGGCCGGTTTTTAACCAAATCTTTTTGATGGTCTTTTTGAGTCGCTGGCTGCGGCGCAGCAATGCAACCACCGGAGCGGAATGGCTAAGCACTAGGTTTGGGCTCAACGACAAAGGGGTTCGACAGAGTCACCTGGTTGTCGTGGCTTTTGCCCTCGTCCTCTGTGTGGGGTACATGGCCTACGCTTTTGTGGGGGTAGGGGAGTTTTTGCAGATCTTTTTGCCTTACGAAAGGGTGAAGGATGTGCTGCCTTTTTTGAGTCACGGCGAAGCAGCGTTTGCCATAGGCAGTCCCGAATACCAGGCTGCATTACAACTTTCCAAACACAATACTGCCCAGTTTTACGGCATTGCCATCTGCCTGGTGGCTACTTTTTACAGCATCATTGGAGGCATGCACGGGATCGTTCTGGCCGATGTGATCAAGTACATGGTCATGATCATCTGCTCTTTGTTTGTAGGGGTGATTGCCATGAGCCATTTGGCCAATTCGGGGGATAACTTGCTCAGCAAAGTGCCGCTGGGTTGGGATACGCCGTTTTTTGGCCTCCAACTAGGCCTGGATTGGGGTCCATTGCTCAAAGACGCCACCATCAAACTGCAACAAGACGGCTATCAGCTTTTTTCGGCGGTAGTGGGCATGATGCTGATCAGTGGAATCATGAAAAGTCTGGCCGGGCCAGCGCCCAATTACGATTGTCAAAAAATCCTGAGTACCCGCAGCCCGGAAGAGGCGGCCAAGATGAGCGGTTTCATTTCGGTCATCCTGATGCCGATTCGGTATTTTATGACCATGGGATTTTGCGTACTGGGTATTCTCTATTTTAGCAACCTCGATTTGACTTTGGGCACCGATGGCGTCATCAATTTTGAAAACATCATGCCAGCGGTGATCAGCAAATACCTGCCCGTGGGTTTGATTGGTTTGGTTTTGGCGGGATTTCTGGGGGCTTTTATGAGCAACTTCAGCGGAACCCTCAATGCGGGGCAAGCTTATTTGGTGAACGATATTTACCTGAAATTCATCAATCCCCAGGCCGAACGCAAAAGCATCATCAGCATGAGTTACCTGAGTGGGGTGGTGATGGTGATTTTTGGGATTGGATTGGGGCTGTTGATCAAGGATGTCAACATGATATTCAACATCATTACGGCGGGTTTATACGGCGGGTTTGTGTGTGCCAACGTGTTGAAATGGTACTGGTGGCGCTTCAATGCCACGGGTTATTTTTACGGGATGTTGGCCGGAATTGTGGCGAGTGCCATTCCTCCGGCCTTATCGGTGAGTGGCATTACTACTTATTTTGATGGCACGCGGATGTTGTACTTTTTTCCGGTGTTCATTGTGATTCAGTTGATTGCTTGTATCATTGGGACTTATGCGGCACCGCCGACCAACCAGGATACCTTACTGAGTTTTTACAAAACGGTGCGCCCCTGGGGGATTTGGCAGCCCATTCACGAACTGGCTATGGCGGAAGATCCAAACTTTGAAAGGAATAAAAACTTCGGGAACAACATGCTCAATTTGTTCCTGGGTATCGTCGGACAGTTATTGCTGATGTTGCTGCCGATGTATTTGATCCTGAGCAAGTGGATGGGTCTGGGTGTGGTACTCGCCTTGTTGGTGGTGGTTTTTGTGGTGATGAAGCGGACCTGGTGGGATCGATTGACAGCGTGGTAG